The following coding sequences lie in one Peromyscus maniculatus bairdii isolate BWxNUB_F1_BW_parent chromosome 3, HU_Pman_BW_mat_3.1, whole genome shotgun sequence genomic window:
- the Krcc1 gene encoding lysine-rich coiled-coil protein 1 yields the protein MKHSNKSYDSFQDELEDYIKVQKARGLEPKTCFRRMRGDYLENCGYREEFDSRPRYSMFDQRLPSGTNHTYPRSCSSSQTEDRLPQWLPAHGKLRLDSLSYCQFTRDGFSEKPVPFNLSQQEYNCGSYSVESVVHKHLSSGHSTIDPQASHRQMHQKRKRHLEESREKEEERPKHERKRSSEEMDLNKHRNIQRKKTKAETESVQDGTEKLKNRKERKGRDVSSKKEDRKRRKEKKEQGEERTEEEMLWDQSILGF from the coding sequence ATGAAGCATTCAAACAAGTCATATGACTCTTTTCAAGATGAACTTGAAGATTATATTAAagtacagaaagccagaggcttaGAGCCAAAGACGTGTTTCAGAAGGATGAGAGGGGACTATTTGGAAAACTGTGGGTACAGAGAAGAGTTTGATTCCAGGCCCAGGTATAGCATGTTTGATCAAAGACTCCCATCTGGAACCAACCATACCTACCCAAGATCATGCAGTAGTTCACAGACAGAAGACCGCTTGCCCCAGTGGTTACCAGCTCATGGAAAGCTGAGATTAGACTCTCTGAGCTACTGTCAATTTACCAGAGACGGCTTCTCAGAAAAACCAGTCCCCTTCAACCTTAGTCAGCAAGAATACAACTGTGGCTCATATAGTGTAGAATCTGTAGTTCACAAGCACCTCAGCTCAGGGCACAGTACCATTGACCCTCAAGCCAGTCATAGACAAATGCAccagaagaggaaaagacatctagaggagagcagagaaaaggaggaagagcgGCCCAAACACGAGAGGAAAAGGAGTTCAGAGGAAATGGATTTAAACAAACACAGGAAcatccaaagaaagaaaacaaaggcagaaacagaatCTGTACAGGACGGTACAGAAAAGCTTAAGAACcgaaaagagagaaaaggccgAGATGTATCCTCTAAGAAAGAGGACCGTAAGcgtagaaaggagaaaaaggagcaaGGCGAAGAAAGGACAGAGGAGGAGATGCTTTGGGACCAGTCTATCCTTGGATTTTGA